A genomic stretch from Limnobacter thiooxidans includes:
- a CDS encoding esterase/lipase family protein, which translates to MNKIKFFAISSIFILSACGSDGSTPTSASRVGASGFVASDTPAPPLEISSQELDSAVKCSEGFGPDSGRAVLLVPGATQTVESNFSWNYIPAFDKAGIPWCAVDLPNSNTGELQASSEYITHAIRKMFNTTKTKIAIVGFSQGGVMPRWSLKFFPDTRDMVEDMIGIAAANHGLIEANLLCAPPVVGCITSFTQIAVGAKWMDALNAGGETLAGIDYTQIYTRTDDVAIPNFDEANGVSSLRTGDGNKVNIATQDICLTNTADHFLVGSSDAVGFAIVSDALAHPGVASVERLQALTPGLCLTPFMPGVDPLMFPINFATKMMSTFAQSVTLQPKSTQEPALRCYAGGEC; encoded by the coding sequence GTGAATAAAATCAAATTTTTTGCGATTTCGTCAATATTCATCCTGTCCGCGTGCGGTTCTGATGGATCAACTCCAACCAGTGCATCCAGGGTCGGCGCCAGTGGATTTGTGGCGTCTGATACGCCGGCACCCCCGCTTGAAATTTCCAGTCAGGAACTGGACAGCGCCGTGAAATGCAGTGAGGGATTCGGGCCAGATTCAGGGCGGGCTGTTTTATTGGTGCCAGGTGCTACGCAAACAGTTGAAAGCAATTTCAGCTGGAACTACATACCCGCCTTCGACAAAGCGGGTATTCCATGGTGTGCAGTGGATCTGCCCAACAGCAACACAGGTGAATTGCAGGCCTCTTCGGAATACATCACCCACGCCATTCGCAAAATGTTCAACACCACCAAGACGAAAATTGCGATTGTCGGTTTTAGTCAGGGCGGTGTGATGCCTCGCTGGTCACTGAAATTCTTTCCAGACACACGCGACATGGTGGAGGACATGATTGGTATCGCAGCAGCCAACCACGGCTTGATTGAAGCCAACTTGTTGTGTGCCCCACCTGTCGTTGGATGTATCACCTCGTTCACACAAATTGCAGTGGGTGCCAAGTGGATGGATGCATTGAACGCCGGCGGCGAAACATTGGCCGGAATTGACTACACGCAAATTTATACCCGGACTGACGATGTGGCAATACCCAACTTTGATGAGGCCAACGGTGTATCCAGCTTGCGCACAGGCGATGGCAACAAGGTGAACATTGCAACACAGGACATTTGCCTGACCAACACGGCGGATCACTTTTTGGTGGGTTCATCCGATGCCGTGGGCTTCGCGATTGTTTCAGATGCCTTGGCTCATCCTGGTGTCGCCAGTGTCGAACGTCTGCAGGCACTCACTCCAGGGCTGTGCCTGACTCCGTTCATGCCGGGCGTGGATCCGCTGATGTTCCCAATCAACTTCGCCACCAAGATGATGAGCACTTTCGCCCAATCAGTGACCTTGCAACCCAAAAGTACGCAAGAGCCAGCATTGCGCTGTTATGCAGGTGGCGAGTGCTGA
- a CDS encoding iron-containing redox enzyme family protein, with the protein MNTQLSTPTNTPFTRLIGKLELVQPALQHEAQQLWAGPDAHSIYPLYLEQMHMVVRAGVSLMETAVLAAKKLPASSALKTSLIEYLHKHIEEERGHDLWLLEDYAATGHNPEHLLAKIPSCEVANMVGAQYYWILHHHPVMVMGHVAALENYHPPTGFARYLSELTGYGLDSFRAISRHEKLDLIHKVEIQALIDGLNLSPRDEVALGVSGLHTMRSGLAVLESIRQMHHEKTAIHC; encoded by the coding sequence TTGAACACCCAGTTGAGTACCCCCACCAATACCCCTTTCACCCGGCTTATCGGCAAGCTGGAACTGGTTCAGCCCGCCCTGCAACATGAGGCCCAACAACTTTGGGCTGGCCCGGATGCCCATTCCATTTACCCTTTGTACCTGGAACAGATGCACATGGTGGTTCGCGCAGGCGTTTCACTGATGGAAACCGCAGTGTTGGCTGCCAAGAAATTACCCGCATCAAGTGCCTTGAAAACAAGCCTGATTGAATACCTGCACAAGCACATCGAAGAAGAACGGGGCCATGACCTGTGGTTGCTTGAGGACTATGCCGCCACTGGTCACAACCCCGAACATTTATTGGCCAAAATACCTTCCTGTGAGGTCGCCAATATGGTGGGGGCGCAGTATTACTGGATTTTGCACCACCATCCTGTGATGGTGATGGGCCATGTTGCTGCCTTGGAAAACTATCACCCACCCACCGGATTTGCCCGGTACTTGAGTGAATTGACCGGTTATGGTCTGGATTCATTCAGAGCCATTTCACGCCATGAAAAACTGGACCTGATTCACAAGGTTGAAATTCAAGCACTCATTGATGGTCTGAATCTTTCACCGCGGGATGAGGTTGCGTTGGGGGTCAGCGGCCTTCACACCATGCGCAGTGGCTTGGCTGTGTTGGAGAGCATTCGCCAAATGCACCATGAAAAAACCGCCATTCATTGCTGA
- a CDS encoding 4Fe-4S cluster-binding domain-containing protein, with protein sequence MKHNDIEIARRTRGNSVLLFITDRCPVGCAHCSVDSRADSPMITDFGLFENLLDGICGDPDIQVVGISGGEPFSERRGLTKACEAMSACNKSIVIYTSGVWAKSPETAPWIRSVLESCCTVYLSTDSFHQNGVPSSVFVQAARQIADAGAWIVVQTLEVKQTRHLLEQAFGNKADCYAEIVPITPLRNGRGQDVFELSPARKADTMGNCTLAVTPVIRYDGVLTSCCNEEVIMGKGPDRFRTRVKNREALDTALARFKTDPLMRCVASVGLGELVKHPRLQALAEKRYINNCDLCWKVMGEFPSLPESDRLINVIAQLGESH encoded by the coding sequence ATGAAACACAACGACATTGAGATTGCACGGCGCACACGGGGGAATTCCGTTCTGTTGTTTATTACAGACCGTTGCCCGGTAGGTTGTGCCCATTGCTCGGTCGACTCCCGCGCAGACAGCCCAATGATCACGGATTTTGGCCTATTCGAGAACTTGCTTGATGGCATTTGTGGTGACCCCGACATTCAGGTCGTGGGCATTTCTGGCGGAGAGCCTTTTTCTGAACGGCGTGGGCTAACCAAGGCCTGCGAAGCAATGTCGGCCTGCAACAAATCGATTGTGATTTACACCAGTGGTGTTTGGGCGAAAAGTCCGGAGACTGCGCCTTGGATCAGGTCAGTACTTGAATCGTGCTGCACTGTGTACTTGAGCACAGATTCCTTTCATCAAAATGGTGTGCCCTCTTCTGTGTTTGTTCAAGCGGCCAGGCAGATTGCAGATGCCGGGGCCTGGATTGTGGTGCAGACCCTGGAGGTGAAGCAGACAAGACACTTGCTGGAACAAGCTTTCGGAAACAAGGCAGACTGTTATGCGGAAATTGTTCCCATTACGCCGCTTCGCAATGGCCGGGGGCAAGACGTATTTGAACTGAGTCCAGCCAGGAAAGCTGACACCATGGGAAACTGCACACTGGCAGTGACACCGGTTATTCGATACGACGGGGTATTGACCTCCTGCTGCAATGAAGAAGTGATCATGGGCAAAGGACCTGATCGATTCCGAACGCGCGTGAAGAATCGAGAGGCGCTGGATACAGCACTTGCAAGGTTCAAGACTGATCCGTTGATGCGATGCGTGGCCAGTGTTGGCTTGGGGGAGTTGGTCAAACACCCGCGCTTGCAGGCGTTAGCGGAGAAAAGATACATCAACAACTGCGATCTGTGCTGGAAAGTCATGGGCGAGTTTCCATCCTTGCCTGAAAGCGACCGATTGATCAATGTGATAGCGCAACTTGGAGAATCGCATTGA
- a CDS encoding radical SAM protein, whose translation MHLVEMLARRAVPAAGVSVGITRRCPLSCAHCSTSSTMQSEQSRPELFNRFVDTFTEASHPEFMAMSGGEALLRPALVKNLALKARASGTKSSVLSGLFFARKPGIPKSIKSAIDAVDHFSVSMDAFHEREVPRSNVFTVLNQLLDEGKHLSLHIAGEREDDPYLDDLVNLVQKRFGKRIPMLVNTLSPFGRAKTFFIQTASPSTTTVEASPCTMAAWPVVGFDGVVAACGNDNLIGRVPSHLRLGDIRIHSWADIRSRCVDNAMQIALRTYGPEYLQTKFGSQGKTGCKGYCDTCINLDAQDAIQVGVSSQMLKPGARILGDSVVDLQLELGAVGFAKRYSHPRFAELVLLGA comes from the coding sequence ATGCACCTTGTCGAAATGCTTGCTCGTCGTGCAGTACCCGCCGCCGGAGTTTCAGTTGGCATTACACGGCGTTGCCCCCTAAGCTGTGCCCATTGTTCAACAAGCTCGACCATGCAAAGCGAGCAAAGCCGACCCGAATTGTTCAATCGGTTTGTTGACACATTTACTGAAGCTTCTCACCCGGAATTCATGGCCATGTCGGGTGGTGAAGCCCTGCTTCGACCTGCACTGGTGAAAAATCTTGCGTTGAAGGCGCGCGCATCGGGCACCAAGTCCAGTGTGCTGTCAGGGCTTTTTTTTGCGCGAAAGCCTGGCATTCCCAAATCGATCAAATCTGCAATCGATGCGGTGGATCATTTCTCGGTCAGCATGGATGCATTTCATGAGCGTGAAGTTCCCCGCTCGAACGTGTTTACTGTTTTAAATCAATTATTGGATGAGGGAAAGCACTTGAGCCTGCACATCGCTGGCGAAAGAGAAGACGATCCGTACCTGGACGATTTGGTGAATCTCGTTCAAAAGCGCTTTGGCAAGCGCATCCCGATGCTGGTCAATACCCTGTCACCTTTTGGCAGGGCGAAAACCTTCTTCATTCAAACTGCATCACCAAGCACAACGACGGTAGAGGCAAGCCCCTGCACCATGGCGGCCTGGCCTGTGGTTGGTTTTGACGGGGTAGTGGCTGCTTGCGGAAATGACAATTTGATCGGGCGGGTTCCAAGCCATTTAAGGCTTGGGGATATTCGCATTCACAGCTGGGCGGACATTCGGTCGCGTTGCGTTGACAACGCCATGCAAATTGCACTGAGAACCTATGGGCCAGAGTACCTGCAAACCAAATTCGGCAGTCAGGGCAAGACGGGCTGCAAAGGCTACTGCGACACCTGCATCAACCTTGATGCACAGGATGCGATTCAAGTGGGCGTAAGTTCCCAAATGCTGAAACCGGGCGCAAGAATACTGGGCGATTCGGTGGTGGATTTGCAGCTTGAACTGGGCGCAGTGGGTTTTGCGAAGCGCTACAGTCACCCGCGTTTTGCGGAACTGGTTCTGTTGGGTGCCTGA
- a CDS encoding aroma-sacti cluster domain-containing protein, whose product MSDEKTGMSSARSMRVKATGAAFQLDALSDNLKAQVAKLDDDELAVLTSIKSKLNSGLDEKLKNAADTVGGFVW is encoded by the coding sequence ATGTCTGATGAAAAAACAGGTATGAGTTCTGCTCGATCAATGCGCGTCAAAGCCACTGGAGCCGCATTCCAGCTGGATGCACTAAGCGACAATTTGAAAGCTCAGGTAGCCAAGCTCGATGATGATGAGTTGGCGGTGTTAACCAGCATCAAGTCGAAGTTGAATTCAGGGCTGGACGAAAAGCTAAAGAATGCTGCGGACACTGTGGGTGGATTTGTTTGGTAG
- a CDS encoding Rne/Rng family ribonuclease, whose protein sequence is MKRMLFNATHSEELRVAIVDGQKLIDIDIETAGREQRKSNIYKGVITRVEPSLEACFVNYGEDRHGFLPFKEISRQYFKEGVEAGKARIQDVVKEGQELFVQVEKEERGNKGAALTTFISLAGRYLVLMPNNPRGGGVSRRIEGEERQELREALDKLEYPKGMSIIARTAGIGRSVEELQWDLNYLLQLWTAIDGAGKSANGAFLIYQESSLVIRAIRDYFSPDIGEVLIDTDEIYDQAKQFMQHVMPDMMNLVKRYRDDIPLFSRFQIEHQIETAYSRMVPLPSGGAIVIDHTEALVSIDVNSARSTRGTDIEDTALRTNLEAAEEVARQLRLRDLGGLIVIDFIDMEKASNQKEVEQRVKDSLHFDRARVQMGKISRFGLMELSRQRIRPALNEGSHTTCPRCNGTGVIRDTESTALHVLRILQEEAMKEGTASVHTQVPVDVATFLLNEKRSEIYKLEARLKVNVLLIPNKHLETPHYEITRLRHDDERLEDPRQSFELATSKDEQSYYDKKVEGEAVKRQEAVIKGVIPTQPAPPHQERKPKTELVVAAAAPAAPSLIQRIIAWFKRDTNVEVPAVVIEQKTSDRGGRGQGRPQGDRNDSRGGRGRNRRRGGGRGREDEATGTNPVAEDEVKVADTQQPRSAQQNRGGRGKPREDRAAGAEALELKPLAAVDAVEGDAADAAEQSERTGGRRRRRRGRGGRGAGEGETGLAAEQSALQSEDAFQAADAAEDEELANKIAETMSYGSEEEAGSEEPRRRRRRRGRGGNRDGVRDSSDAEQAAEGSDSVESAPAPEMAETASAPAPVIAATGLNVSQMGLPAEPTAMGSTENNPDESNVQSADVQAVQSVIAAVAQTAEVEPAKTEVQQEALATEPTPAVEAVVVESVQSAPVAEVTLAAVEKVEAALVETAAPAEIAEPAAEVKAPVTAPAATVAATEANVQKGAPAPAPKLDRTSLEQMLNSAGMLWVETDHEKWSVVQSKLSESTKPARVPRERKPVVQISTENLVLIETKPEFKSSAN, encoded by the coding sequence ATGAAGCGCATGTTATTTAACGCAACTCATTCAGAAGAGTTGCGGGTCGCCATTGTCGACGGCCAGAAACTTATCGACATTGACATTGAAACAGCAGGCCGTGAACAACGGAAAAGCAACATTTACAAGGGTGTCATTACCCGCGTAGAACCCAGTCTCGAAGCCTGTTTCGTCAATTACGGCGAAGACCGCCACGGTTTTCTGCCATTCAAGGAAATTTCCCGTCAGTATTTCAAGGAAGGTGTTGAAGCCGGCAAAGCCCGCATTCAAGACGTCGTAAAAGAAGGTCAGGAACTGTTTGTTCAGGTCGAAAAAGAAGAGCGTGGCAACAAGGGCGCAGCCCTGACTACCTTCATCTCCCTGGCAGGCCGCTACTTGGTGCTGATGCCCAACAACCCCCGCGGAGGCGGTGTATCCCGCAGAATCGAAGGCGAAGAACGTCAAGAACTGCGTGAAGCGCTGGACAAGCTGGAATACCCCAAGGGCATGAGCATCATCGCCCGCACAGCCGGTATCGGCCGCTCGGTTGAAGAACTGCAGTGGGACCTGAATTACCTGCTCCAACTGTGGACAGCCATTGACGGTGCTGGCAAATCGGCCAACGGCGCCTTCCTGATTTACCAGGAAAGCAGCCTGGTGATTCGTGCCATTCGCGATTACTTCAGCCCGGATATTGGCGAAGTACTCATCGACACCGACGAAATTTACGACCAGGCCAAGCAGTTCATGCAGCATGTCATGCCCGACATGATGAACCTGGTAAAACGCTACCGCGACGACATTCCGTTGTTCAGCCGTTTCCAGATCGAACACCAGATTGAAACGGCCTACAGCCGCATGGTTCCCCTGCCCTCGGGCGGCGCCATTGTGATTGATCACACGGAAGCGCTGGTGTCCATCGATGTGAACTCGGCCCGTTCAACACGCGGCACAGACATTGAAGACACGGCCTTGCGCACCAACCTTGAAGCGGCTGAAGAAGTAGCCCGCCAGTTGCGCCTGCGTGACTTGGGCGGCTTGATCGTGATCGATTTTATCGACATGGAAAAAGCCAGCAACCAGAAGGAAGTGGAGCAACGAGTCAAGGACAGCCTTCATTTTGACCGCGCACGCGTGCAAATGGGCAAAATCAGCCGCTTCGGCCTGATGGAATTGAGCCGCCAGCGTATCCGCCCTGCCCTTAACGAAGGCTCGCACACCACTTGCCCACGCTGCAATGGCACGGGTGTTATTCGCGATACAGAAAGCACGGCATTGCACGTACTGCGTATTTTGCAGGAAGAAGCCATGAAAGAAGGCACTGCCAGCGTTCACACGCAGGTGCCGGTGGATGTGGCCACTTTCTTGCTGAATGAAAAGCGGTCTGAAATCTACAAGCTGGAAGCGCGTTTGAAGGTCAACGTGCTGTTGATTCCAAACAAGCATCTGGAAACTCCACATTACGAGATTACACGCCTTCGCCATGACGATGAGCGCCTTGAAGACCCACGCCAGAGCTTCGAGCTGGCCACCTCCAAGGACGAGCAAAGTTACTACGACAAGAAAGTGGAAGGCGAAGCAGTAAAGCGTCAGGAAGCGGTAATCAAGGGTGTGATTCCAACCCAGCCTGCCCCGCCCCATCAGGAACGCAAGCCAAAAACAGAACTGGTTGTGGCTGCTGCTGCCCCTGCGGCACCGTCTTTGATTCAGCGCATTATTGCTTGGTTCAAGCGCGATACCAATGTGGAAGTACCAGCAGTGGTGATCGAGCAGAAAACCAGTGACCGTGGAGGTCGTGGCCAAGGTCGCCCACAAGGTGACCGCAACGACTCACGCGGTGGTCGTGGACGAAATCGCCGTCGTGGTGGCGGACGTGGACGCGAAGATGAAGCAACGGGTACAAACCCAGTTGCGGAAGACGAAGTCAAGGTAGCTGACACACAACAGCCTCGTTCTGCACAACAGAATCGTGGTGGTCGTGGCAAACCACGTGAGGACCGCGCTGCGGGTGCCGAAGCGCTTGAATTGAAGCCTTTGGCCGCTGTAGATGCAGTGGAAGGCGATGCAGCAGATGCTGCAGAGCAAAGTGAACGCACTGGTGGTCGTCGCCGCCGTCGTCGCGGCCGTGGTGGTCGCGGAGCCGGTGAAGGTGAAACAGGCTTGGCGGCTGAACAGTCTGCATTGCAGTCTGAAGACGCATTTCAGGCAGCCGATGCAGCTGAAGATGAAGAATTGGCCAACAAGATTGCCGAAACCATGTCATATGGCAGCGAAGAAGAAGCGGGTAGCGAAGAGCCGCGTCGCCGTCGTCGTCGCCGTGGTCGCGGAGGTAATCGGGATGGCGTTCGTGATTCATCGGACGCTGAACAAGCCGCTGAAGGCAGCGATTCAGTTGAATCAGCACCAGCACCTGAGATGGCTGAAACAGCTTCCGCACCCGCTCCCGTTATTGCAGCAACCGGCTTGAATGTCTCTCAAATGGGCTTGCCAGCTGAACCTACAGCAATGGGTTCTACTGAAAACAATCCCGATGAGTCGAATGTTCAATCGGCAGACGTGCAGGCCGTTCAGTCTGTTATCGCTGCAGTGGCACAAACTGCTGAAGTAGAGCCTGCAAAAACCGAGGTTCAACAGGAGGCCTTGGCGACCGAGCCAACCCCAGCTGTTGAAGCCGTGGTGGTTGAATCGGTTCAAAGCGCGCCTGTGGCTGAAGTAACCTTGGCTGCTGTAGAGAAAGTAGAAGCCGCGTTGGTGGAAACTGCAGCACCTGCTGAAATTGCTGAGCCTGCAGCCGAAGTAAAAGCGCCCGTAACGGCGCCAGCAGCAACAGTGGCAGCAACTGAAGCCAACGTTCAAAAGGGTGCACCTGCCCCAGCGCCAAAGCTGGACAGAACCTCACTTGAGCAAATGCTGAACAGTGCCGGAATGCTTTGGGTTGAAACCGACCACGAAAAGTGGTCTGTTGTTCAGTCGAAATTGAGCGAATCCACAAAGCCTGCTCGCGTTCCCCGGGAGCGCAAGCCTGTTGTTCAAATTTCAACTGAAAACCTGGTGTTGATCGAAACCAAGCCGGAGTTCAAGAGCAGCGCGAACTGA
- a CDS encoding RluA family pseudouridine synthase, protein MKTQEKPNPDRAVLLEIDEKHQDQRLDNFLCSVCKGVPKSHVFRIIRSGEVRINRKRAEAKTKLCIGDVVRVPPIQVVEKQSLESTPSSASFNKVQLLNAAAAIPILFEDEHLLVVNKPSGMAVHGGSGSSFGLIECIRALRSETHQDLELVHRIDRETSGVLIISKKRSALRKLQEQLRARSWKKYYKTLVLGHWPESLRQVDLPLLKTQSNEKEARVFVDPSGDNACTKFKTIQCYRSLYSEFTLIQAQILTGRTHQIRVHTSASKFPIAGDDRYGNFEMNKQLARHGLKRMFLHAARLQLVHPATNESIVIEAPLAAELDSFLQTLQAVNRK, encoded by the coding sequence TTGAAAACACAGGAAAAACCCAACCCCGACAGGGCTGTTCTGCTTGAAATTGACGAAAAACATCAAGACCAGCGTCTCGACAATTTCCTGTGCAGTGTTTGCAAAGGTGTACCCAAAAGCCACGTATTCCGTATTATCCGGTCCGGTGAAGTTCGCATCAACCGAAAGCGGGCAGAAGCGAAAACCAAATTGTGCATTGGCGATGTGGTTCGGGTTCCCCCCATTCAGGTGGTGGAAAAACAAAGCCTTGAATCAACGCCTTCAAGCGCTTCATTCAACAAGGTTCAGCTGTTGAATGCCGCCGCCGCAATCCCCATCCTTTTTGAAGACGAACATCTGCTTGTGGTGAACAAACCATCCGGCATGGCCGTTCACGGTGGCTCAGGGTCGTCATTTGGTTTAATTGAATGTATTCGGGCACTTAGATCGGAAACTCACCAGGATCTCGAGCTTGTCCACCGAATTGATCGTGAGACTTCTGGAGTATTGATCATTTCCAAAAAACGTAGTGCTCTTAGGAAGTTACAGGAACAACTTCGAGCCAGATCCTGGAAAAAGTATTACAAAACACTGGTGCTGGGGCATTGGCCTGAGAGCTTGCGTCAGGTCGATCTGCCCTTGTTGAAAACCCAAAGCAACGAAAAAGAAGCCCGTGTTTTTGTGGACCCATCAGGTGATAACGCCTGTACCAAATTCAAGACTATTCAATGTTATAGGTCCCTATATTCAGAATTCACTTTAATTCAGGCGCAAATCCTGACAGGTCGAACCCATCAAATTCGTGTGCACACCAGTGCGAGCAAGTTTCCGATCGCCGGGGACGACCGATACGGAAATTTCGAGATGAACAAGCAATTGGCGCGACACGGGCTAAAACGCATGTTTTTGCACGCCGCACGCCTGCAGCTGGTACACCCGGCTACAAATGAATCTATAGTAATAGAGGCGCCTTTGGCCGCTGAATTAGACAGTTTTTTACAAACCTTACAGGCAGTAAACCGCAAATGA
- a CDS encoding HAD-IIIA family hydrolase: MTYKMVVFDWDGTILDSTGAITRAIQGACVDAGLPDPGAEIASYVIGLGLSDALRHAAPGASEQQIAMLVDSYRRHYLSNDHELELFTGAIPLLKQLNEMGVICTVATGKSRQGLNRAMSHSDTGRYFMGSRCADECHSKPHPQMILELMEEFDTDPADVVMIGDTTHDLNMANAAGVHALSVQTGAHPPKLLNQVPHLQSFHSINELAPWLVKTISSRL, from the coding sequence ATGACTTACAAAATGGTGGTGTTTGATTGGGATGGCACCATACTGGATTCAACCGGCGCAATTACTCGGGCCATTCAAGGTGCCTGCGTGGATGCCGGTTTGCCAGATCCTGGCGCAGAAATCGCCTCCTATGTGATTGGTCTGGGCCTGAGTGACGCCCTGCGTCACGCAGCACCTGGCGCAAGCGAGCAACAAATTGCCATGTTGGTCGATAGTTATCGGCGGCACTACCTGAGCAACGACCATGAGCTTGAGTTGTTCACCGGCGCAATACCCTTGCTGAAACAGCTCAATGAAATGGGCGTGATTTGCACAGTAGCCACCGGAAAAAGTCGACAAGGCTTGAATAGGGCCATGTCACATTCCGACACGGGTCGCTACTTCATGGGTTCCCGGTGTGCAGATGAGTGCCACAGCAAGCCTCATCCTCAAATGATTCTTGAATTGATGGAAGAATTTGACACGGATCCGGCCGATGTCGTCATGATTGGTGACACCACGCATGACCTTAACATGGCAAACGCTGCCGGCGTGCATGCACTGTCGGTGCAAACAGGCGCGCATCCGCCCAAATTGCTGAACCAGGTGCCTCACCTGCAATCTTTTCATTCCATCAACGAGTTGGCGCCCTGGTTGGTGAAAACCATTTCTTCAAGACTCTGA